The DNA segment ACCCGCCAGTTGGCGAAGCCGGTGTACTCGGGGACGTAGCGGTCGCCGTACAGCCGGGTGCGCAGCGGCGAGCCGATGCCGTCGAAGCCGACGACGAGGTCCCAGCGGCCGGTCGAGCCGTCGGACAGGGTGACGTCCACGCCCTCGCCGTCGTCGGTGAGGTCGGTGATGGTCGAGCCGAAGCGGATCTTCGCGCCGGCCGCCGAGGCCGCCGCGCCCAGGACCTGTGCGAGCGCCGGGCGGGGGATGCCGTTGTTGGAGGGGGCGTCGCCCATGCGGGGCTGCGGTATCTCGGCCAGGGTGTTGCCGGCCGGGTCCGCGATGGTCAGCACCTCCCACTCGAAGCCGGCCTCCAGGCACGCGTCGAGGACCCCGATCTCACGCATGACGTGCAGGGCGTTGGACGGCTGGATGATGCCGACGCCCAGGGCGTCGAGCCGGTCGCGCAGTTCGGCGACCTCGACGGTGTGGCCGCGCCGGGCCAGGGCGGTGGCGAGCGTCAGCCCGCCGATGCCGCCGCCGTGGATCAGGACGCGCAGGGGTGTTGCCATGGGAAGTCTCTCCAGAGCGGGAAGAAGGGGGAGGGGCCGGGGAAACCGGTCCCGGTTCAGCCGGCCGCCACGGGCAGGCTCATGAGGTGGTCCACGAGGGCCAGCAGCACGTCACGGCCGAACGTCCGCTCGCGCACGTCGCCGACCAGCAGCGGTACATGCGGATCGAGGTCGAGGGCGGTGCGGATCTCGTCCGGGGTGCGGGTGTTGTGGCCGTGGAAGCAGTTGATCGCGACGACGAACGGGATGTCCCGGCTCTCGAAGAAGTCGATCGACGCGAAGCTGGTCTCCAGCCGCCGGGTGTCGGCGATCACGACACCGCCGAGGGCGCCGTTGACCAGGTCGTTCCACATGAACCAGAAGCGTTCCTGGCCGGGGGTGCCGAACAGGTAGACGACGAGCTCCGGACTGACCGTGATCCGGCCGAAGTCCAGGGCCACGGTGGTGGTGTCCTTCTGCGCGACGCCGGCCAGGTCGTCGACGCCGACGCTGGCCTGGGTGAGCAGTTCCTCGGTGCGCAGCGGGGTGACCTCGCTGACCGAGCCGACGAGGGTGGTCTTGCCGACGCCGAAGCCGCCGGCTATCAGGATCTTGACGGCGGTGGGCGCCGCCTGACTGGTGGTCATGTTGGCTCAGAGTCTCCGGAGTCCGTCGCGAACAGCGGCCAGTACGCTCATGTCGGCACCGCCGGACGCGCGGGCCACCGACAGTGGGGCCCGCGCGATCAGGAGGCCGGTGGCGACCAGGTCCGCCAGCAGGATCTTGGTCACCGACACCGGCAGATCGAGACCGGCGGCGACCTCGGCGACCGCCGCCGGGTGGCGGCAGCGGTCCAGGATCATCCGGTGCTCGGGCTGGAGCCGGCCCGGTCGGGCGGCCGCTCCGTGCGCGTCGCGCGGATCGTGCGCGGTCGTCAGCACCGTGATGAGGGTGAGGTCGTCCCGCTCGGGCGCGGTCCGGCCACGGGTGATGGTGTACGGGCGCACCATGGTGCCCGCCCCGTCCTCCCCGTCGTCGAACTCGTCGCCCTCGCGGTAGGGCCAGCGCCCTATCACGCCCGCGGCCCGTTGCCGAAGGCGTCGAAGTCGCTGCGGGCCGGGGTGCTGAGCTTCTGGCCGACCTGGAGGACGAGGTTGTGCATGGCGAGCGACATGACCTCGGCGTCCACCTCCTGCGAGGCGACGACGGCCAGATGCGTGCCCTGGCCGGCCGAGATGATGAAGAGCCACAGGTCGGCCAGCTCGACGATCACCTGGTGCACGCCGCCGCCCCCGAAGAGCTGGCCCACACCTCGCGCCAGGCTCTGCTGGCCGGTGCAGATGGCGGCCAGCCGTTCGGCGTCGGCCCGTTCGACGGTGCGCGAGTGGCTGACCACCAGACCGTCGTCGGAGAGCAGCACGGCGTTGCGGGTCTCGGCCACCGAGTCGACGAGTCCGTCGAGCAGCCAGTCGAGGTCCTGGCGGGTGGCGGTTGTGCGTGTCATGTCCGTTCTTCTCCCGTGAAGAGGGGGGTGGAGGGATCGGGCTGCTTCGACGGCTCCTCGTTCGCGCGGGCGGCGCGGGAACGACGCTGGAAGGCTCCGATGGCGGCGCCGGCCCGGTGGGGTGCCGGCCGGGGCGCCGCATGGTCGGGTCGGCTCGACGGGCGGTCCGGCACGGCCGGGGCGGCCGGGGCGATCCGCAGTTCGTCGGCGAGGCTGGCCTGACGCACCCGGCGGGGGAGCGGGGGCTCCCCGCCGGGCACCGCCGGCGGGACGGGCTCCACCCGGTGGGCGTCCGGCCCGGCGACGTCCGCGTGCGGGAAGTCGGTGCCGGAGTAGCCCGCGCCGGAGTAGTCCGCGGGGCCGGGTCCGGCCGGCGGCTGGCCGGGATGTCCGGCAGCCCGTTCCGGCGGGCCGGGCAGCGTCACCGGGAAGCCGTCCGCGTCCAGGTCGTCCGACAGGTAGGTGTCCGGGTAGGACTGCTGCGGAGCGCCGTAGGGCTCGCCGGAGTCCGGATAGGTCCGGCCTGCCACCGGGTACTGCCCCTCGGCCGTCATGTACGGCTGCCCCCCGTCCGCGTACGCGTTCTGGACGGCGCCGTTGTACGTGTCGTCCTGGTGGCCGTAGGCCTGCCCGTCCGTACCGCCGTACGGGGCGTCGGCCCCGGTGTACGGCGCCTGCGCCGGCTCGGGTTCGCCGAAGGCGTGGGTCTCGGTGTGTGCGGGCTCCTCCCGGTCGGGGAGGGGCGTCTCCTGCGGCGCGCGCGGCGCGTGCAGGGCGGTCACCCCGGCGAGCGCCTGGCCGCGGCCCCGGCTGGGCAGCGCCTCGGAGTCGCGCAGCGGGGCGGGTTCCGGCGCCGGGGCGGTGTCCTCGGCCGCGGGTGCCGGAACGGCCACCGGACCGGCGTGCGGGCCGGGCACGGTGAGCGAGTCCGGGACGAGCACGACGACACGGGTACCGCCGAACGCGGAGTTGCGGAACTCCACCCGCAGCCCGTACTGGTCGGCGAGGCGCGCGATCACGTACAGACCCAGGCGGATGTCGTCGGCGTGCGCCAGCACGTCCATCCGGGGCGGCCGGCTCATCAGCTCGTTGGCCGCCGCGAGCCGGTCCTCCTCCATGCCGAGCCCGCGGTCCTCGACCTCGATGGCCAGGCCCCGGCTGACCTGCGCCGCCCGGACCTCGACGGGGCTGGGCGGCCGGGAGAACGTCAGCGCGTTCTCGATCAGCTCGGCCAGCACGTGCGAGACCGGGCCGACGGCCCGCTCGGAGAGCCAGGGGGAGCCGTCCAGGTCCAGCACGACGCGGCGGTAGTCCTGCACCTCGCCCTGGGCGGAGCGCATGACGTCCAGCAGGGCGACGGGCTTGCGCCAGCGCCGGTGCGGGGAGCCGCCCGCGAGGATCACGAGGTTCTCCTCGTAGCGCCGCAGGCGGGCGGTGAGGTGGTCGAGGTCGAAGAGGCCGTCCAGCACCTCCGGGTCCTCGTGCTTGCGCTCCAGCTCGTCCAGCTTCTTCAGCTGCTGGCCGATGAGCTGCTGGGTGCGGCGCGCGATGCGCTGGAGCAGCCGCTCGAAGCCGCGGTGCTGGTCGGCCTGTTCGACGGCCGCCCGCAGGGCACTGGTGCGGGCCAGGTCGAGCGCGTTGCCGAGCTGCGCCAGTTCGTCGGACGCGCCGTCGCCCTCGCTGCCGATGGCACGGGCCTCCGCCTCGACGTCGATGCGCTCGCCCTTGCCGAGTCGCTCGACGACCTCGGGCAGCGCCCGCTCCAGCTCCTCGGCCCGCTCCTGGAGTCCGCTGATCCGGCGGCGCAGGTTGCGGGAGAGCCGCCAGGTGAACCAGATGACGGCGATGACCGCGATCAGGCCGACGACCGTGGTCAGGACGACCTTGATCAGCAGCGAGATGACACTGTCCTTGCCCGCGGCGACCACCACGTCGGTGCGCAGCTCCATCAGCTTCACCAGCTGGGGCGTGACCTCGTCCATCGCGCCGCGCCAGTCGGCCTCCTTGGCCCCGAGGCGGACGAATCCGTCACCGTCGGGCGAGGCCTGCCGCAGGACCTGGTTCTCCACCCGGGTCTTGGTCTCCCAGGCGGAGCCGGCGAAGACCTCCTCCCACTGGGCCCTCTCGTCGTCCGGGAGGAACGGGACGACCTGCGTCGAGTACTGGAAGGACTGCGCGGAGACGGACTGCCGGACCTCGCGCAGATCGGCGGTGCTCAGCTTGCCGGAGGCCCAGCCGCGGGCCAGCAGGGCGTCCGAGCGGGAGATCATCTCCTTGGCCCAGAACTCGCTGACCAGCGGCTGCGAGAGCGTGGTGATCCGGCCGTTGTCCACATGACTGAGCGCGGTGAACAACTTCAGGTCCACGGCGATGAGGTCCGTGTAGTAGCGGTACACGGCCTTCTGCTGGTCGTTGTCGCCCTCGTCGACGAGCGTGCGCTGCGCGGGCAGCTGGGTGATCGCCGTACGGGCTCCCCGGACCGCGTCCCGGACCTCGCCGGGGGCGTCATCGGTGTCGATGTCGGAGAGGGACTGGAATCCGGCGATCGCGTCGTCGGTGAGCTTGCGCTGCTCGCGCAGGGCGTCGGTGGGACCACCGCCGCGCGCCAGCGCCTCGGCACTGAGCCGACGCTCCTCCTGAAGGTTGTAATACACGATGTTGGACGGCTGGCCGGCCTTCTGGGCCAACTGCCCCTGGGCCGCTTGCTTCTGGAAGTCGAGCAGAGTCTGACCACTGGTGACGGCCCAGAGGGCGGCCAGGGCTACACCGGGTACGACGGCCAGTACGAGCAGGGCCGTCCGCAGCGACATAGTGGTCGAGCTGCTCCGCCGTGACGCGCGCGTGCGCAGGGCATGCTCCTTGACGTGGTGCCAGTCAACGACTGGTCAAATCCGTTGGGTACGAGGACGGCTAGATATTAGTCACAGTGCAAAAACGGAATGGAACTGGGCTCACATGTGCAACATCGGTCGGGCACATGATCCCCACGGCTTGCGGCGCGCCGTACGGGTGAGGCGCGGCCGGGGATATATCTGTATTCGGTGCCCCTTGTCCGTTCCGCAGCCCTCCGCACCCCGCCCCCGGCCGACGAGCCCCGCCGCCCCGCCGTATGACCGCGTTCATCGCCGCCCACTTCGTCCTCGCGGCCTTCGCGCGCCCGCTGGTGGGACGGCTGGGCGCCCGCGCCTTCCTGGTCCTCGCGCTGCCCCCGGCCGCCACCACCTGCTGGGCGTTCACCCGCTGGGACGCCGCCGCCTCGGGCTCCGCGACCGACTGGACCTGGGCCTGGCTGCCCGCCTACGACGTCTCCGTCTCGCTGCGCCTGGACGCCCTGGCCGAACTGATGGTGCTGCTCGCGGCCGGGGTCGGCACCCTCGTCCTGCTGTACTGCGCCTCCTACTTCAGTGACACGACGCCCCGTCTCGCCGGATTCGCCGGGAACCTCCTCGCCTTCGCCGGGGCCATGCTCGCCCTCGTCCTCAGCGACGACCTGATCACCCTCTACGTCTTCTGGGAGCTGACCACCGTCTTCTCGTACCTGCTCATCGGGTACGACAGCGAGCAGCGGCACAGCCGGCGCTCCGCCCTCCAGGCGCTGACCGTCACCACGCTCGGCGGCCTCGCCATGCTGATCGGCTTCCTGATCGTCGGCCGGCAGGCCGGCACCTACCGGATCTCCGCGATCCTCGCCGACCCGCCCCCGGCCGGCACCGCCGTCCAGGTCGCCGTCCTGCTGATCCTGTGCGGGGCCCTGTCCAAATCGGCCGTCTGGCCGTTCAGCCTCTGGCTGCCCAACGCCATGGCCGCGCCCACCCCCGTCAGCGCCTATCTGCACGCCGCCGCGATGGTCAAGGCCGGCGTCTACCTGGTCGCCCGGCTCGCCCCCGCCTTCGCCGACGTGCCCGGCTGGCGGCCCGTCGTGATGGTCCTGGGCGCCGCGACGATGCTCCTCGCCGGCTGGCGGGCCCTGCGCCTGCACGACCTCAAGATCGTCCTCGCCTACGGCACCGTCAGCCAGCTCGGCTTCCTCACCCTGCTCGCGGGCGTCGGCAACCGGGACGCCGCGCTCGCCGCCGCCGTCATGATCCTCGCCCACGCCCTCTTCAAGGCCCCGCTGTTCCTGGTCACCGGCATCGTCGACCACGCCGCCGGCACCCGTGACCTGCGCAGACTCTCCGGCGTCGGCCGCGCGCTGCCCCATGTGTGCGCCGTCGCCGTGCTCGCCGGGCTCTCCATGGCCGCTCTGCCCCCGCTGCTCGGCTTCGCCGCCAAGGAGTCCGCGTTCGAGGCGCTGCTGCACGGGGACACCGCCGACCGCTGGGCGCTCGGCATCACGGTGGCGGGCTCGGCGCTCACCGTCGCCTACACCGCCCGCTTCCTGTGGGGCGCCTTCCTGCGCAAGGCCGGCGTCCCCGACACCCCCGTGCACCGCGTCGGGCCCGCCTTCCTCGCCGCGCCCGCCGTCCTCGCGCTCTGCGGTCTGGTGCTGGGGCCCGGCGTCGGCTGGACGGACCGGCTGCTGAGCGCCTACGCCGACACCTTCCCGGTCCCCGCCCACCCCTACCACCTCGCGCTCTGGCACGGCTGGGGCACCGCCCTGCTGCTCTCCGCCGCCGCCACGGCGGGCGGCGCCGTGCTCTTCGCCGCGCGCGGCGGGGTCGCGCGGTTCTCCCGGCGCGTCGCCTGGCCCACCGCCGACGCCGTCTTCGGCCATCTGCTGCTGGGCCTGGAACGCCTCTCCCTCCAGGTCACCGGCTTCGTCCAGCGCGGCTCCCTCTCCGTCTACCTGGCCACCACCCTGCTGGTGATGCTCGCCGGACAGCTCTCCGTGCTCATCGCCGACCAGCCCTGGCGGAACGCCCCGGCGCCCCGGCTCTGGGACGTCCCGCTCCAGGGCGCCGTCGCCGCCCTGACCTGCGCGGCGGCCCTCCTCTGCCTCACCGTGCGGCGGCGCATGAAGGCCGTGGTGCTGGCCGGGCTCACCGGCTACGGGACCGCGCTGCTGTTCGTCGTGCAGGGCGGGCCCGACCTGGCGCTCACCCAGTTCTGCGTGGAAACCGTCTCGATGATCGTGTTCGTCCTGGTCCTGCGGCGGATGCCGGTCCACTTCCAGGAGTCCGTCAGCAGCTGGCGGCGGGCCGTGCGCGTCCCGGTCGCCCTGGCCGCCGCCGCCACTCTCGGCGTGGTGGTCTGGGTCGCCGCCGCCGCGCGCACCGCGCCCCCGGCCGGCGCCGCCATGGTCGAGGAGACCGCGCACCACGGCCTCAAGGACGTCGTCGCGACCATCCTGGTGGACCTGCGCGCCTGGGACACCATGGGGGAGTCCGCCGTACTCGCCGCCGCCGCGATCGGCGTGACCAGCCTCCTCTATCTGCACCGCCGCGCCGAGGGACCGGCCGCACCCGCCGACGGACCGGCCACACCCGCCGAGGGACGCGCCGCACCCGCCGAGGGACGCGCCGCACCCGCCGATCGGCCTGCCGTACCCGCCGGGGAACGCCGGCGCACCGCCTGGTCCGTGACCGGCGAACCGCTGGCCGGGGTGCCGCACGGCGACGAGGGCGCGCCCGAACGCGGCTGGCTGGCGGCCGGCGCGACCCTCGCCCCGGAACACCGGTCCGTCGTCTTCGAGGTCATCGCGCGCCTGCTGTTCCACCCGATCCTGGTGCTCTCCGTCTACCTGCTGTTCTGCGCCGAGAACATGCCGGGCGGCGGCTTCGTCGGCGGCCTGGTCGCGGGCCTCGCCCTGATCACCCGCTATCTCGCGGGCGGCCGCTTCGAACTCGCCGAGGCCGCGCCCCTGCAACCCGGCCTCTTCACCGGCCTCGGCCTCTTCCTCTCCACCGGCGTCGCCCTCCTCGGCCTCCGGGACGGAACGGTCCTGCACGCCTGGACGTACCACGGCCACCTGCCGGTCTTCGGCGACTTCGAGTTCGGTACCCCGGTCCTCTTCGACTGCGGCGTCTATCTGCTGGTCCTCGGCGTCGTCCTCGACATCGTGCGGGCCCTCGGCGCCAAGATCGACCGCCAGATCGAGCGCGTCGCCGCCGAGAAGGCCGCCGCCCGCCGGACGGGCCCGCAGACCGGACCGCAGACCGGACCGCAGACCGGGGAGGCGACCCCGTGACCGTCAGCGCCTCGCTCCTGGCCACCGCGGCCGTCCTGTGCGCGGTCGGCGGCATCCTCATGCTGACCCGGCCCCTCACCCGCATCCTGCTCGGCGCGGTCGTCGCGAGCAACGGCATCAACCTGTTCGTCCTGTCCGCCACCGGGTCCGCCGGCCGCGAACCGCTGCTCTACGGCGTCGACCTCTCCCTGGTCACCGACCCGCTGCCGCAGGCCATCGCCCTCACCGCGATCGTCATCACCCTGGCCACCACCGCGTTCCTGCTCGCCATGGCCTACCGGGGCCACCAGCTGACCGGCACCGACGAGGTCCACGACGACCTGGAGGACCGGCGCATCGTCCTGCGCGCCGAAGTACTGGACGAACGCGACGAACTGCGCGCCCGCTTCCGGGCCGACGGCGACCGCAGCGACGAGGCCCGCCGCCGCTACCGCGAGGAGCGCCGCCGGCTGCGGGCCCGGCTGCGCGCCGACCGCGCCCTCCAGGCCCGCGGCCGCGACGCCACCGGCGACCTGTGGCACGACATCCTCGGCGCCGACCCGGAGGACCGCCCCGCGACCGGGGACGGCGGCCAAAGCGGAACCACCGACCCCGACGCCCCGAGACCGGGAGACACCGGATGAACGCCCTCGTCCCGCTGCCGGTCCTGCTCCCGCTGTGCGCGACGGGCCTGAGCCTCGCCTTCGGCACCCGGCTCAAATGGTTCCAGCGCTTCGTCAGCGTCGCCGTGCTCACCGCCGTCCTCGGCCTCTCGGTCACGCTGATGATCGCCGCCGACCGGAACGGGCCGCTCTCCGTGCACCTCGGCGACTTCGCGCCGCCGCTCGGCATCACCCTCGTCGCCGACCGGCTCTCCGGGCTGATGCTGACGGTCTCGTCGGCCGTCACCCTGTGCGTCCTCGTCTACTCCCTGGGCCAGGGCATGGCCGACCGGGACGAGGAGACACCGGTCGCCGTCTTCCACCCCGCCTATCTGATCCTGGTCGCCGGGGTCTCCTGCACCTTCCTCGCCGGAGACCTGGTCAACCTCTACGTCGGCTTCGAGATCATGCTCGTCGCCAGCTTCGTCCTGCTCACCCTCGGCGGCACCGGACCCCGCATCCGCGCCGGCTCCACGTACGTGATCATCTCGCTGTTCTCCTCGATGCTGTTCCTCACCGCCATCGCCATGACGTACGCGGCGACCGGCACCGCCAACTTCGCCCAGCTCGCCGAACGCCTCCCCGGCCTCCCGCTCGGCGTCCAGACCCTCATCCAGGCCATGCTGCTCACGGTCTTCGCGATCAAGGCCGCCGTCTTCCCGCTCGCCGCCTGGCTGCCCGACTCCTACCCGACCGCGCCCGCCCCCGTGACCGCCGTCTTCGCCGGACTGCTCACCAAGGTCGGCGTCTACTGCATGCTGCGCACCGAGACCCTCCTCTTCCCCGGCAACCGGCTCGGCGACCTGCTGATGGCGGCGGCGCTCGCCTCGATGGTCATCGGCATCATGGGCGCCGTCGCGCAGACCGACTTCAAGCGGCTGCTGTCCTTCACCCTGATCAGCCACATCGGCTACATGGTCTTCGGCATCGGCCTGGCCACCCGCGACGCGTACGGTGGCGCCATCGTGTACGTCGTCCACCACATCACCGTGCAGACGACGCTGTTCCTGGTCGCCGGGCTCATCGAGCGCCGGGGCGGCACCACCGAACTCACCCGGCTCGGCGGCATCGCCCGCGCCGCCCCCGCGCTCGCCGTCCTCTTCTTCGTCCCCGCGATGAACCTGGCCGGCATCCCCCCGCTGTCCGGCTTCATCGGCAAACTGGGCCTGATGCGCGCCGGGGTCGCCGAGGGCGGGGTGTGGGCCTGGATTCTCGTCGTCGGCGCGACCGTGACGAGCCTGCTCACGCTGTACGTGATGGCCAAGGTCTGGAACCTCGCCTTCTGGCGGGCCGCCCCGCCGGGCCAGGCCGCCGCCGGCACCGTCCTGGAGTCCGACGACGACAGCGACGACGACGAGGACACCGGCCCCGACCGGGTGCCCGGCAGCGGCGACGAGGGCGTGCGCTTCCGCCACCAGCCGGCCGGGCTCGCCGTCGCCGCCACCCTCCACGGCCACGCCGTCACCACCACCAGCGTGCTGCCCCGCCCGATGACCTGGGCGACCGGCGCCGCGGTCGCCCTCGGCCTCGCCTTCACCGTGTTCGGCGGCCCGCTCACCTCCTACACCGACCGCGCCGCCGCCGAACTCATCGCCCGCACGCCCTACACCCAGGAGGTGCTCGGACGGTGAAACGCCTGGTCACCTTCTCGTTCCGGAACAAGGACCTGCCGCCCTTCAGCGCCGCGTTCGGCGGCCGCCGCCGGCGCGTCCTGGACCTGCCGCTGATCGCCTGGCTCACCTTCATCTGGGTGCTGCTCTGGTCGAGCCCGAACTGGGCCAACCTGCTGACCGGGGTCCTGGTCGCGGTGGCCGTCTGCCTCGCCTTCCCGCTGCCCAAGGTCGACCTCGGGCTGCGACTGCACCCCTGGGGCATGCTGCGGCTGGCCGGCTACCTCCTGTACGACATGTACACCTCGGGCATGAAGGTCACCCGGCAGATCCACGGCAGCAGCACGCGCCGCGCCGCCGTCATCGCCGTACCGCTGCGCTGCCGCTCCGACCTGATGCTCACCGCCGTCGCGGTCGCGGTCTCCAACGTGCCCGACAGCTCGGTCGTCGAGGTGCGCCGCGCCACCGCCACCGTCTTCGTGCACATCCTGGACGGCCGGCCCGCCGAACTGGCGGCGGCCCAGCGGTCCGTCTGGCGCACCGAGGAGCTGATCGTACGGGCCTTCGGCACCCGCGAGGAGATCGAGCGCGTCGCCGCCCCGCCCCCGCCCGCACCCCACACCGGCCCCCCGCCGGACCACCAGGAGGACAGGCCATGAGCG comes from the Streptomyces sp. NBC_00525 genome and includes:
- a CDS encoding Na+/H+ antiporter subunit E produces the protein MKRLVTFSFRNKDLPPFSAAFGGRRRRVLDLPLIAWLTFIWVLLWSSPNWANLLTGVLVAVAVCLAFPLPKVDLGLRLHPWGMLRLAGYLLYDMYTSGMKVTRQIHGSSTRRAAVIAVPLRCRSDLMLTAVAVAVSNVPDSSVVEVRRATATVFVHILDGRPAELAAAQRSVWRTEELIVRAFGTREEIERVAAPPPPAPHTGPPPDHQEDRP
- a CDS encoding Na+/H+ antiporter subunit D, coding for MNALVPLPVLLPLCATGLSLAFGTRLKWFQRFVSVAVLTAVLGLSVTLMIAADRNGPLSVHLGDFAPPLGITLVADRLSGLMLTVSSAVTLCVLVYSLGQGMADRDEETPVAVFHPAYLILVAGVSCTFLAGDLVNLYVGFEIMLVASFVLLTLGGTGPRIRAGSTYVIISLFSSMLFLTAIAMTYAATGTANFAQLAERLPGLPLGVQTLIQAMLLTVFAIKAAVFPLAAWLPDSYPTAPAPVTAVFAGLLTKVGVYCMLRTETLLFPGNRLGDLLMAAALASMVIGIMGAVAQTDFKRLLSFTLISHIGYMVFGIGLATRDAYGGAIVYVVHHITVQTTLFLVAGLIERRGGTTELTRLGGIARAAPALAVLFFVPAMNLAGIPPLSGFIGKLGLMRAGVAEGGVWAWILVVGATVTSLLTLYVMAKVWNLAFWRAAPPGQAAAGTVLESDDDSDDDEDTGPDRVPGSGDEGVRFRHQPAGLAVAATLHGHAVTTTSVLPRPMTWATGAAVALGLAFTVFGGPLTSYTDRAAAELIARTPYTQEVLGR
- a CDS encoding GTP-binding protein produces the protein MTTSQAAPTAVKILIAGGFGVGKTTLVGSVSEVTPLRTEELLTQASVGVDDLAGVAQKDTTTVALDFGRITVSPELVVYLFGTPGQERFWFMWNDLVNGALGGVVIADTRRLETSFASIDFFESRDIPFVVAINCFHGHNTRTPDEIRTALDLDPHVPLLVGDVRERTFGRDVLLALVDHLMSLPVAAG
- a CDS encoding DUF742 domain-containing protein translates to MIGRWPYREGDEFDDGEDGAGTMVRPYTITRGRTAPERDDLTLITVLTTAHDPRDAHGAAARPGRLQPEHRMILDRCRHPAAVAEVAAGLDLPVSVTKILLADLVATGLLIARAPLSVARASGGADMSVLAAVRDGLRRL
- a CDS encoding roadblock/LC7 domain-containing protein, which encodes MTRTTATRQDLDWLLDGLVDSVAETRNAVLLSDDGLVVSHSRTVERADAERLAAICTGQQSLARGVGQLFGGGGVHQVIVELADLWLFIISAGQGTHLAVVASQEVDAEVMSLAMHNLVLQVGQKLSTPARSDFDAFGNGPRA
- a CDS encoding Na+/H+ antiporter subunit A, encoding MTAFIAAHFVLAAFARPLVGRLGARAFLVLALPPAATTCWAFTRWDAAASGSATDWTWAWLPAYDVSVSLRLDALAELMVLLAAGVGTLVLLYCASYFSDTTPRLAGFAGNLLAFAGAMLALVLSDDLITLYVFWELTTVFSYLLIGYDSEQRHSRRSALQALTVTTLGGLAMLIGFLIVGRQAGTYRISAILADPPPAGTAVQVAVLLILCGALSKSAVWPFSLWLPNAMAAPTPVSAYLHAAAMVKAGVYLVARLAPAFADVPGWRPVVMVLGAATMLLAGWRALRLHDLKIVLAYGTVSQLGFLTLLAGVGNRDAALAAAVMILAHALFKAPLFLVTGIVDHAAGTRDLRRLSGVGRALPHVCAVAVLAGLSMAALPPLLGFAAKESAFEALLHGDTADRWALGITVAGSALTVAYTARFLWGAFLRKAGVPDTPVHRVGPAFLAAPAVLALCGLVLGPGVGWTDRLLSAYADTFPVPAHPYHLALWHGWGTALLLSAAATAGGAVLFAARGGVARFSRRVAWPTADAVFGHLLLGLERLSLQVTGFVQRGSLSVYLATTLLVMLAGQLSVLIADQPWRNAPAPRLWDVPLQGAVAALTCAAALLCLTVRRRMKAVVLAGLTGYGTALLFVVQGGPDLALTQFCVETVSMIVFVLVLRRMPVHFQESVSSWRRAVRVPVALAAAATLGVVVWVAAAARTAPPAGAAMVEETAHHGLKDVVATILVDLRAWDTMGESAVLAAAAIGVTSLLYLHRRAEGPAAPADGPATPAEGRAAPAEGRAAPADRPAVPAGERRRTAWSVTGEPLAGVPHGDEGAPERGWLAAGATLAPEHRSVVFEVIARLLFHPILVLSVYLLFCAENMPGGGFVGGLVAGLALITRYLAGGRFELAEAAPLQPGLFTGLGLFLSTGVALLGLRDGTVLHAWTYHGHLPVFGDFEFGTPVLFDCGVYLLVLGVVLDIVRALGAKIDRQIERVAAEKAAARRTGPQTGPQTGPQTGEATP
- a CDS encoding nitrate- and nitrite sensing domain-containing protein codes for the protein MSLRTALLVLAVVPGVALAALWAVTSGQTLLDFQKQAAQGQLAQKAGQPSNIVYYNLQEERRLSAEALARGGGPTDALREQRKLTDDAIAGFQSLSDIDTDDAPGEVRDAVRGARTAITQLPAQRTLVDEGDNDQQKAVYRYYTDLIAVDLKLFTALSHVDNGRITTLSQPLVSEFWAKEMISRSDALLARGWASGKLSTADLREVRQSVSAQSFQYSTQVVPFLPDDERAQWEEVFAGSAWETKTRVENQVLRQASPDGDGFVRLGAKEADWRGAMDEVTPQLVKLMELRTDVVVAAGKDSVISLLIKVVLTTVVGLIAVIAVIWFTWRLSRNLRRRISGLQERAEELERALPEVVERLGKGERIDVEAEARAIGSEGDGASDELAQLGNALDLARTSALRAAVEQADQHRGFERLLQRIARRTQQLIGQQLKKLDELERKHEDPEVLDGLFDLDHLTARLRRYEENLVILAGGSPHRRWRKPVALLDVMRSAQGEVQDYRRVVLDLDGSPWLSERAVGPVSHVLAELIENALTFSRPPSPVEVRAAQVSRGLAIEVEDRGLGMEEDRLAAANELMSRPPRMDVLAHADDIRLGLYVIARLADQYGLRVEFRNSAFGGTRVVVLVPDSLTVPGPHAGPVAVPAPAAEDTAPAPEPAPLRDSEALPSRGRGQALAGVTALHAPRAPQETPLPDREEPAHTETHAFGEPEPAQAPYTGADAPYGGTDGQAYGHQDDTYNGAVQNAYADGGQPYMTAEGQYPVAGRTYPDSGEPYGAPQQSYPDTYLSDDLDADGFPVTLPGPPERAAGHPGQPPAGPGPADYSGAGYSGTDFPHADVAGPDAHRVEPVPPAVPGGEPPLPRRVRQASLADELRIAPAAPAVPDRPSSRPDHAAPRPAPHRAGAAIGAFQRRSRAARANEEPSKQPDPSTPLFTGEERT
- a CDS encoding Na(+)/H(+) antiporter subunit C, whose amino-acid sequence is MTVSASLLATAAVLCAVGGILMLTRPLTRILLGAVVASNGINLFVLSATGSAGREPLLYGVDLSLVTDPLPQAIALTAIVITLATTAFLLAMAYRGHQLTGTDEVHDDLEDRRIVLRAEVLDERDELRARFRADGDRSDEARRRYREERRRLRARLRADRALQARGRDATGDLWHDILGADPEDRPATGDGGQSGTTDPDAPRPGDTG